AGGGGGAGACATCGCGCGCTCCGCGGGACAATGCGGCCGGAGCGCGGGGCTGCGCGGGGCTGCggccccccccgccccccggGACCCCCTCCCCGGGACCCCCCGGGCCGCTCCGCCCGGCCCCGCCTGCCCCTGGGACGCGGTTCCCCCGCCCGGCAGCGGCGTGAGGGATGCGTGATGAACGGGGCGCCCTTCAGCACCCGGCCGGGGAGAGCTGCCCCGGCCCCAGCCACCGTCCCCCCGGCAGCCGCCGCGGGGTGGTCCGGGTCGCCCCTCCGGCAGCCCCGCCGACACCGGGGCTGCCCATAGGGCTGGGGGGATGCGGGGCAGAGGCGGGCCCCGAGCCCCCGGCCCCGCGGAAAGGGGAGGCGGCCGATCCGCACCGGTGATCCCGCAGGGTCGCGCCGGGCTCCTGGTTCCCGGGGGCTTCCGAGGGGGCAGCGCCGGCCCGCACCTACCTGCCAGCCGCAGGGCCGACATCCTCTGGAACTCCGGCTCCTGCAGCCACTTCCACATCCTCCGGAAGGTCTCCCGGCCGGACTTGAGTTTACTCCAAGGCTTAGGGTTCCGCAGCAAGTCCGAGAGGGTCCCCTGAGAGCGGCACAGCACCCGCTGGGCGAAGATGGCCTGCGGGATGCTGTAGCGCTTCAGCTCCGCCGTGATCCTTTGTGCCACTTCTTTGGTGTTGatctcctccagctgccccGAGCTGCTCACCTGCGAgccggaggaggaggagggcggcCGCTCCCGGCCGGCGGGCAGCGCGGGGCCGTGGGGCGGCGGGTGGCCGGGGTGGGCGGGGGGGTGCATGCCGTTCAGGTGGGGCATCATGGCAGGGGGGGTCCCCAGCCCACGGGAGAGGTGCTGGTCCCCTCGCGCCAGCATGGCCGCGTGGGCGTCGAAGTTGGGGCTGAGCATCTTCTCGTGGCCGGGCGGCCCGTAGCCGTGAAGGCCCTGCTGGGCGTTGTGGAGGGGACCCAGCCCGTTGCCCAGCGGCGAGAGGCTCTGCCCCATGCCGGGCATCTCCTTGTAGGGCCCGTAGAGGTTGTTGACGGCCGGCAGCCCGCGCTCGTCCCGCATGAGGGCGAAGCTGCCGCTGACGTTGCCCGAGAGGcgctggtggtggtggtggtggtgggcgTGCGGGTGGGCGTGCGGGTGGTGGAACTTGTCGGAGACGGTGGAGATGGGCGGCAGGGGCTGGAGTGGCGTCAGGGTGGTGTAGGTGCTGCTCATGCCCATGCCGGGCGGCGAGGACTCGCAGGGCATGCTCATGGCGTGGTGCAGCGGGATGGAGAGCTCGGGCCGGTACTCGGCGGCGCCGTCCAGCAGCGAGGCCATGCTGGACACCATGGCCGGCCGGGCGCTGGCGGGGGGCGGCAGCTCCTGGtgcggcggcgggggcggcggcggcggggggggcACCCGGAGCGGCCCGGCGCTGCGGCCGCCGTGgtgggggctggggctgcccatcAGCTCCGGCTCATGGCCCGCCGCCCCGTGCAGGCTGCCCAGCGGCTCCATCGCCATCTCGGGGTTCATGGCGCAGGCACCCGGCTCCCCGGCGAGGCATCGACGGGCGCTGCGGGCCGCTCCTCATTCACTCatgggggcggcggcggcggcggtggaggcggcggcggcagcagcgcTCCCCGGCCCCGGGCCCCGGGCCGCCCGCCCCGTTCCGCTCCGCCCCGCGGGCAGCGGCCGCTCAGCCGGGCCCCCGCCGACCCCGCGCCATGTCCGCGcctcgccgccgccgccgccgtctGCGGGCGGCCGGAGCTGTCCGGGGCCGCGCCCGCGGGGCCGGGCCTGCGCCGTGacgggcggcggcggccgccAATGGCGGTGGGGCGGGGCGGTGGGACCGGCCCTTAAAGCCGCCGCGGCCCTTTGTAGCAGCGCTTGGGGCCGCTCGGTGCGAGGCTGGACCCGGCACCCGGCACCCGGCACCCGGCACCCGGCACCCGGCACCCGGCACCCGCACCCGGCACCCGCTGCCCTGACAGCCCGGCTGCCACCGCCGCTCCGCCCGGCTCCGCATCTCCCCGGGCTCCCCGCGTCGTCTCGGCTCTCCTCACTCCCCTCCTCGCCGCCCCCCCTTCAACTCAGGGTTCCGTAGCTCTGCTCAAGTGTCTCAGGCCCTTTCCCGCAGCCCCCGCTGCCCCAAACGGCGGCAATCCCGCCGGTACCACCGCCCCGCTGCCCGTCCCGCTGTCCCCTTTGTGCGGTGACGGTGATGGGGACCCCGCAGCCCTGGCGCATTTGTCCCGCTCGGCTGCCCGGGGACGAGCAGGGGCCCGGGGGCGTCCCGGCACGGTGGGAGATGGTGAGAGACGGAACCGGGCTGGGAGGCCATGGGCAGGCCGGTGAGCAGCCGTGGGGACGGGCGGGTAGGCGAcgaggagaggggcaggagggacaggagcccctggcacagggctggTGAGGTGGGACCCACCTGTTCTGGCCACCTCGTTGAACGGCCCCCGTGTGAAGGCATTTTAGGCTGTGCTGTGCCACCCCAGGCTGTGTCACAACGTTTCAAGCCGTGCCATGCCATCCCAGCCTGTGTTGGGATGTGTCAGGCCGTGCCAGGACAGTTCAGGCGCTGCCATACCATGCCAGGCTGGGCCGTGCTGGGCTCTGCCGCAGCATCCCAGGCTGTTCTGGTGTCTGCCGCGCCGACGGAGCCACACCGTGCCTGTTGTTCTGTGCCATGCCGTGCCAGGCCATGCGGCTGCTCCCCCCTGCTCCCTTTAATCAGTAACGCAGCTCGGAGCAGCGTGTCCTTGCGGTTCTGTCATCCTTATCTCGGCCCCGATAACCATCTCTGCGTTTGTGAAGGTCCCACCCCCACCGTGTCTTTCCTGTAATGAAATGTGGGGAAATGTGGGGAAATGTCACCTTTTTGATAGGATCGGAGAGAGTTCAACCTGGCCCGGGCACTGGGGAGTAGAATCTTGAAAAGGCCAAGGGGGAGAGGTGTGAGTCCCGGGGGGCTTCGGGGAGCCGTGGGCAGGGTGGGCAGGCACAGGTACAGGCAGGGGTGGTGCTGGGCATCCCTCTGCTTTGGGACAGGCAGAAATACGGTGGGGATGGTCAAGAAACACAGCTGGTGAGTGAAAATGACTGAATCCAGTCCAAAAATGGCTGTATTTGATATTCTTCTGAGATGAGACTCTATGTGTTACCAGGCCTCTCTCCAAGGCACCCGGAGTCTCTTCACAGACAGGCTGCATCCACTTTCCCTATGGATTTCCACTATGGGTCCCAAATATTTCTCCCCCTGTGCATCTCTGGAGCTCTCAGGATTTTccaagctgcttttcagcactCACCAAGTGGGTATAAAATGAAACTCCCCCCACTCCAGCTACCCCAGCCATTGTCAGCCTGTGgtggagcagaagaaaggatgggaggaagaaaagaaagcccTGGCGTGAGGTGCCTTTGTTCAGGGCAAGTTATGCGTGAAATCTTTTTGTCCTTCCTAAAGGAAGGCAAAAGTTGCAGTTGatttggggaaaagggaggCAAGTGCAGCCCTCCAGAGATGGAAGTgtcaggaagggcaggcagggagggcagtgGGTGGGCAGAACCTGAAGGGAGCCAGAGGCTGTGGATGTGCTGGagtccttttcctcctttatccttcttctcctccttttacccccttttcctcctattaattttcctcctctccatttCCCTTTCCCAGATGAACTGAGGCTGGAAGATGTCTCTACAGACCGGGCATTCCAAGCCCTGCTCAAACCCTATCACACAAGCCTGAGGCAGGACATGCATTTTTAGGtcctcagctccatcccctcctgccATTCCTGGGAAATACCAGGACTCTCTTACAGAGTTGGAACCATTACCTAAAAATTCAGGTTGATCGTGCTCTGAATTTGAGCTTCACACATTTGAAAAACGTCTTTTACCTGCATCACAGAGTCTAAATGAAAAAGCAACTTCGTGTCATACAGAGCCCAAACTGCCCTGTTTTACTGGATTGTGTATGgatccccttttctttcccaaagcCAGCTGATCTCGGCACTCCCAGCCCCCTTTTTGTTAGCTGTGGggctctctgctttcctggggACTGCACCAGTGGCCATAACACTTGGAACTTCCATCACCCAGCAGGAACCCTGAGGTTTGAGGGGAATTTGGTAGTTTCCTCCAATTACAGGTGAGTACTGAGGACTGTGGCTCCTGGTGTTCCAAGCTGGAGTCTCCCCCATCTCTAAGATGAGGATAACAAACCTGAGCCATTTTGTGAAGTGTTTTGCACTGCCCTGGGCATCTGCTCAGTGTGGGAACtggctgctgttgctgcagttGTTAATTGCTGGGAGTGTTTTGACTGCCACGAGGtgaatttatttccttaaagTGCCGTGGAGTTTTCTctcctaaaattaaaaaaaaataaaagtaaaaatcaagGCTCCCATTCTGCCCAGCAGTGATGGGGCTTATCCTGGCTGCCCTTCAGGGGCTGAGTTATCAGAGGAAAGATGAGAAattgattatttcttttttttttcttttttctttttttttccccatgacaaaatgatattttcaaaattcaggAGATAAGACCTGACTCTGACCTTTTCTTTGTAAACCTCTGCCTGCTTACTGTGCTCTGTGATGAAGGTGCATTACACGTGCCTAATTCTACAGTATATAATATTGTGTATTGTATTGTACATAATATAATAATACACGTGGCAGTGTCTCATTCCAGCCTCTCACCAAACTGGTGTAAAAATCTTCCCAGCAATCAGCCCTCAAAGGTACAAACACCAGCACCCcacacagctgcagcacagtgGGTCCCTTGTGGCTCTcaccctctgcctccctcctggGAGCTGGTGGGTGTCCTGCAGGGTGCCCAGGGCATCCCATGGGGCAAGCAGAGAGTGacagagggtgctggggtgtCCTTCAGCACCCAGGCCCTGCCATGGGGGtgcagctggcaggagcagtgctgcagagccagggctgaTGCTTCCAGCCCATCGAGCTTTGGCTGCCCAGCGGGGAGCAGCGTTCCCTGCCTGCATGGCTGCCCTTGCCAGAGGCTTTCCCTGgctcctggggaagggaggagggaggttTCTTTGTtagctttcctctttcttctcctgcctgcagccagggctccctgagctgctgccctgtgccCTTGCTTCCCCTAGAACAGGCAGAGGTGTCATGCCCAGGGACCAcaaggatgggatgggatgggatgggatgggatgggatggaccCAGGGGATGACCTGGCCTGGTCATGCTTGCCCCAGGTTTTCTTGCTTGGAATCTTTCTTGTTTTCGCTGTAGGACCCCTGGGTATTTGAATTTTAATGCCTCTCTGCAGTTGTTCCCCAGGAGTTCAACCAActctgcagcttcctccagCACTTTTGTCAGTATGCCTGAAATTGGGTTTTGGGGCAGTAAATCCCCATCTGGGTAGTACCTGGGGGCTGATTCTTGTTAGGGATTCCCTGaccagctgccagccccagtgtccctgtcccagGTGTCcccccaggcaggagcagcagctcccccagGCACAACGTTGGGGTGAAACCTTCCCAGAGGGGGCTGAGCCCCCCTCCTGCACACCAAAGCTCTGTTTCTGCCATCCCAGCCCCTCAGGAGCTCCTGACTTGTTCCCATGCTCTGGAGAGCTTTGCCTGGCTGGCACAGAACAAGTGGGACTCAGCTTCCCAGCAGCCTTTGTCAGTCCCATGCACTCCCATCAGGCACCCCCCCACCAGCAATACATTTTTAAGCCCCACACCCCGTATTTTGGTGCTAACTGGGTGCTCAGTGTCCTGGTGCagctgggtgtgtgtgtgcagagcagagagccCCTCACCTCAGAACAGCATTTCAGTGGGTGATGCTCAGGGTGAGAGGGATGAACCAGCacactctgcctctgctccccacGTGCTCCCTGTCACGAACATCACTGATGATGTTTGTCCCTGCAGTGGCCGTGGGAGTGAGGCAGGTGCCACTGTCCCCATCTGGgggggcaggaggctgcagagccacatcccAGCAGTGGGCTGCAGTGGTGGGGTGGGTCCCTCCTGGGGTTGTCTCCCTGTCCTCTGCTCGGGACCCTGCACCCCTGAGGGACaagccctgccagctccctcctgaCAGTGTCACCATTTCCCAACAGACTGCAGGAGAATGGAATTGGTGGTAAGGAGCAGACACCCTGAGCCAAGCTGCCAATGGGATTGCACATCCTGTAAGGCCATGGATTCCAGAAGAGTGCAGAATTTGATCCCTCATATTGAGCTTAGTGCACTGCCTAATGAAATAGAAGGGGAAGTAAAACAGCACCTTTGGCAACTCTTCGGATGAAGTTTTCCAAGTAAAACCTTTTTGTTTAAGGcagacacagagaaaagcaggggCAGGTGTGCAGAACACAGCCCTCGGGATCTCCCAGTTCTCCCATTTGGCTGTGGTGTGCTCTGATACCATTTCAGCACTTTTCCAGCATATCCTTTAAAACACAGAAGGGCTCCTTGTGATTTCTGACAGCAGGGcagaaaataacaacaacaacaataacgAAGCAGAAACAGCTGAGTTTTACAGACTTCCAATGcacaataaaacattttatttaaaaacaacgCATTCAATATTGTGTTTTGGCACATAAGTCAATGTTGCAGGCACATTCACACCAAAGAATCACATTGCTGAGAGCTCCCGAATGGATCGTGGTGTGGGTCCCCACCAAGGGTGCtcaggaggaggatgaggagctCTGGGCCCTGCTACTCAGCCTGCCCTGAAGGGACAGGCACAATGCACAGGGCAGGCCAGGGGCTGGGCCACCACCAGGACAAGAAGCATCAGTCCATGGGCCCCATCCTGGTCCTGGTCCTGCTGACACCTCCAGAGGTCCCGTGGGAGCAAGGCTGAACCCTCCCAGCTTTGCTTGCAACCTGTCTCACACCATGGTCATCTGAGACTGTGCCCTCAGTGAACATCAGCCATTTCAAAGTAAGCAATGCTTTGACTATGGCCATTGAACAAGGAATCCTTTATTACAACTATggcataactttttttttttttttttttctcctttttaaaaaagtgtttcgCTTTTTATTATggttatttaaaacaaaccatCAGGCATTGCACACACATTCAATTTACAGAAAACCTGTTTTTCCCTAAAGTACCTGTTTGTTTCTGCAGCCTCTGTTCACAGTTCCAGCTCTCAAgtgctctctgcttttttggTATGCTCCACACCTCCCCCTGGCAGCCAGCCCGCCTTTGCTTTCATATCTCTTGCTGCCAGACACCCAAAGATGCAAGCAACACAAATGCAACCCCTAGGTGTATAAAAGGAGGCAACACACCTATTCCACCTATTCCCACTCttactgctctgcttcccccccGTGCCCTGGGGGCCCgatgcccccagccccacacgcACAGAGCTCCCACCCCCCCATCACCACCTCCCTTCCCCTGCTTGCTCTCGAGAAGCAGAATTCAGAGAGCAGACAAATGCCCACCGAAGCCCCAGAGCTGCACGTTTTTCAGACGGTTTCCCACCTCACCACAACTCGGACACAAAATATTGATACCAAGAAGCAATTTACTGGGGACCGTATTGTGCCATTGATTCCGGGGGGCAGGACTCCCCATTAAAATCAATGGCTCTGAAATGTTCAATGTGGTTCTGAAAAATCGATGGggagttttgtttaaaaatcaatgaTATAATATGGCTCTCTGTCGATGATTTTCCTGTATTCCCATTTCCGAGCGTTTGCGGCCGgtttcctgcttccctctctGCCCTGGGAGCCTCTGGgaggctccagctctgctgccagggctgtgctggggaccACAGGGGGAATCCTCACAGTTCCTTGTCATTAGGAAGCAAAATGGAATTCACAAAAAAGTAAATGATGGAAAATTCACAACCTGCCCTGGGGAGCAATTCAGGCTGGTGGGTTCAGCTCCTGatttctctgccagctcctctgaaGCAGTGGTTTGAGCACAGAGGAGATGTGCAGAGCTTTGGGGAGGCAGCCCAAGGCCCTCAGACATGCCAGGACATCTGCCTTGCTCCACCAGCAGGACCTGGAGACCTGCCCACCAAGCCTGGCTGCAGTCACCCCACAGGTCCCTTTGTCCCCGTGATGGAGGtgccacccagcagcaccctgctctgcccctgcccccagcagtcctgaaaaaaagccagagaATGACAAAAGCCAGAGAATGTGGGGGAACTAAAACAGGGAGGGAGCTTCCAGCTGCCCCTGCACCCAGGCAGTGGGGTCACAGCTTTGGGCTGTGGTGCCACAGTGGTGATGGGCACTGGGAGGTGCTCCAAGCCCCCCGGGTCTGGTGCTGTACTCAGAATTCCTTCCTCACCTCCTGCCTTGGCTTGGAGGGAAAGAGactgaggaaaatgaaaaaagtgcCATTTGAAAGTATGAATTGAAATCGGACTTTGCATCTTCTTTCAGTGCGTGGTCAGCTGTCAGCATCAGACAGAAGAGtagaaaaatgataaaatactTGTAAGTATTTTACTAAGAAACCCAGCTGTTCCACAGGCCCTTTTCTCCTGAGACATCGAGGCCAACACTGCCAGCCCCTCAGTGACCCTAAGGCTGTCCCCTCTCCAACAGCCTGgttcccagcagtgccaaggatGCTGTGGCTTCCTTTGCCCACCTTGCATGGCTGTTGGCAACTGGAAAATGGAGCCACTGCTTCAGGGTGGATTTAAAGATGTAAATGAGGAACTCTGGAAACTCTACTTCCTCATCCCTGACCTCCTGCACCCTCGCttccctttaaaaaacatttctgaaaatcctGGAGCGTGGATGCTGCCAGCCTGGATGGCTTCTCCCCCAACACATCTCCAGAGAAAGCTGACATCATTTATCGTGGTGAGTTaactttaaaatcaaaagaCCAAATAGTACCACAGGCATGGGAACAAACCCATTCCAGCCTGGCTTATCTGGACTAGAATTTGACccaaactgaattaaaaagctGAAGTATTCTGAGAGCAATATAAACAGCTTAGCTAAAGAACGAGCTGTATTGTCACCGTCTTCacattattcttaaaaaaatgtaaaattcagtAAATACGAAAACAAGCAAGCGGTGGGAGTCAGGATCCACACTGGAGAACTTGCCCGTGGCAATGATCTGGAGTTCTGGGAGGCATCTGCGATCGGCCACGGCAACGTCTGTGTGCTGAGCTACTGACAGCAACGTGGACAAGAGAAGCAAAACCTTTTGAAAACAGCATTTCTAAAGCTAACAACAAAATGAAGAGATTTGGGGCATTTAGTGGAATGCCAAATGTATGAAAATACCTTAAAACATACTTCGAAGCATATCTATAAATGCAAAAGTTTTCAGCTTGGCTGTGGCATGGGTGGCACCCACGGAGCCTGAGCAATGCTTGGGCACTGCTAAATGTGCTTGGGCCCTGGGATGAGCAGGGCCAGGGTGACTGAAAAGCATCTTTATctcatggaaaatattttagagaGGGGTTGTAGCGTAatgtggttggggttttttttttttgttttttttgttttttttgtttttttgtgttttttttttttttagaattatatCTGAAGAATGTTTAATTGGGTTTTGGGCACTTTTTTTAGACAATCATTTGGCACTTCAAGATTTTGGTTCTTAGGCACAATGAGACAAGGTGAGTTTGGCCAGTCCTTCACCGTGCATCCTGTAGAGCAGCTGGaactctgcaggcagctggtggGACTCCTGCCACTTGGTGGTGAACTTGGTTCCCTTCTTATCATAGTAGTGATAGGGGAGGTCCTCCCGAGTGTTGGGGTCGAACCCGAAGGGCCAGAACCCGTAGAGGTGGATTTCCTCACAGATGGCAGATGCCAGGGTGTACATGAGAATACCTGTGCTCAGCCGCTTGGGTGACAAGTGCTTGTTCTTCCAGTACctgggagaaaaacaaagggCTCTTAGTCTGGGGTGACAGTAACAGAGCAAACTTCCTGCTCCCCATCCTCTTCCCACCCGTGGAGGAACCCAGTGAGGTGTTTGGTGTCCTCCAGGCCGGGCAGGGGTGCAGAAGCCCAGCTGAAGCACTGGCTGCCTTTGCTCCCAGCGCAAGCAGCACGGCCCTGACTGCCCAGAGAGGGCTGAGCCCCTTGGGCACGGCTGGAGAAAGGAATGAGCTGAATCTGGACAGAGAGAGATGTATTCTTCTGAGTGAAAAGCaaggcaaacacacacacacacacctgttAACATGCTGCATGATATTTCCTGGCCAAGCCAACTGGACCTTGAGTTGCCCTCTGTGCTCCACAAAGAAGTCAACCAGCGTTCTCGTCACTGTCGCTGATgtgtggaagaaaaaagcagggaTCCAAAGAATGGCCCCATCCAGCTTTTTCAAACTTAAAAAGAAGTTGTTGCGATCCTGAATGGTCAGGAGATTGTTGTAATACTTCTCCAGGATGCTGGGGTTGAAGGTTGTAAGGTTGGTTTTCCTCCCAACATCTTTTTGGAAAGCCTCGGTCGGAGCGAAATTGCAGcggaaaacaaaatcagatttatCTATTTCTTGCCCACACTGGCTCCCAGTCAGGATCCCACTGTTCCCAACCACGGCACAGATGTTGTAGTGTTTGTTCAGGATGGGAGACACATCGGGAAGCAGTGACCTGAAGTTATTGCTGATAGAGAAAACGTACTTATGGCTGGAATAGTCGTAATGCATCAGCTGCCCTATCCGAACGCTGTTCTTGgtcaaagagaaattttttaTGACGTCGACATGCTGCAAGATTTCTTGcctgaaataaagaagaaaaaaaaaaaaacccagagttatgtttcctctctttctgAGGTGCAGAGATTTCACTTCCAGCTAGgcttatgttttgctttttcttttgtttgtttgtttaggttttttgtaGTAAAGTTTTTTCCTAAGCAATGTAGTGCAATGGCTTTTAAATTAAGATAAACAGACAGGAATTCTGGAGCTGTCTCCCCACCTAGAGCTTGGCTTTACTGGAGAGCTAAGGATGCCTCCGTGCCTCTCAGGCTAAACCACTGAAATTCCTGTGTCAGTGAGAGGTGTGCAGCTGTGGGTCCCCTCCCTGAGGGCTGGTGCAGAACACAGTCCTGCTGGGCCAGCCTGCTGCTGGTGCTCTTCCCTCTTGGACCGAGACCATGGATCTCTGGCAGGGATGTGAAGTGAAACCAAGTGGTCTGGGATAGTCAGCTGAAATACCAGGAGCTCgtttttaaatacatatgtTTTGTGTTCTCATTAAGAAGCTTGGAAACACAAAAACAAGGGGCTGCCACTGTCTCCATTTCTGTAAACATAATTCCTTAATGTCCTAGCTGGGCAAGCACGCCAGCATTTTTACAAGGGTTATTAAAGAtacttaaaaaccaaacaaaactaacCCTGCTCAGGAATTTCCCTCGCAGGGCATAAAATTAGAAAACCAATACCGCTTCATTTGCTCATGTTTATGGAAAACAACCTTTCTTCCAGCTCGCATCCTCCAGTGTCTGAGCATTAATGGAGTCCCACTGGGTGCCCTAATTATGGGTTATGGCTGATGGACAAGAGCAAAGGCAGATCCTAAGGCATCAGCTAAAATCACCAGAGGGGTGGCACAGAGAGACTTTGGAAGGACGAGCTGATGGTGCCAGCAATGAAGCAACACTGCGGGGTGGTCACTGTCACACCATCCTGGGGGATCTCTGGACAGGATGGGGCAGCAAAGTGCCATCTGTCCTCTGTGGCCCGTGGCTTCTTGGGGCTAtaggcagagcagagggacacTATCTGCCCCACTGTGACCAGCAGGCACTTAGCAGGACAAAATTACAGTCCAAGGTGGTGATAACTATTTTAAATGACtaaatgtttttggttttcttgtacagaatttgtttttagtatatatatgtatatatatatgtatatatcagTAAACATACatataaagtatatattttCTGATACATATGAATCTGTATTTcagtaaagcaaataaataaaaagggcTGGGAAGCTACCACCAAGCTGATGTCACAGTGAGAAGAATGACAGCCTGTTTTACTTCCCCGTAAGTACAGAGCAGCTttgagggagctgagggaaCACAGACACCTTCTCCAtcacagctggcagggcaggcagtgcaGCCTGCAGCCAGGAAGCACAAGGTGATGCACAAGGAGGGTGTTTCCCTTGGATCCAGGCTGGGACACCCCCATTTGAGCTCCCTCATCTGTATCTGtgccaggaggcagagcagcactgcactTGCTCAGAtctgctctgagctgggaaGTTCAGCTGGGCATGCTTTGGCTTCCATGAACACAGCATTTCATGGCTGTTACAACCCGATTtgtttcaagttttaaaaaaccccagccatTTATCTTGGAGTAATGACAATTTCACTCACACCTCGGGAAACTGGGTCACGTTCTGTTTGGTGAAATAATGCGTGTTGCAGCCTGGTGCCCTGCTCTGAAATAATCAATTCTTCCAAGATAGCTGTAACCATCTGGGGAAATGCTCCGATTCAGCCTTTGTCTCTCACTGCTGGCAAATTACTCAGAGCTCAGAGTATTTAGCCCTCCCTGATTGTATTTTCTTAAATCCTGGGGGGGAAAGGAACAGCCTGAGGGAGGGAGGGtaggaaggggagaggggtggtggtggggatgcTCACCGCTGGTGTGCGAAGGCGGTCCGGTTGAAGGCCCACTTGGAGGGCttgtcctgcagctcctggctcaggGAGTTGGTGATGGGGACGAAGGAGGGGTCCAGGAACTTCAGCGCGAACTGGGACCTGGGAACGGAGCGCAGGGACCCACGCGGGCACGGGCACGGACCCACGCACACCCGCacggacagacagacacagacaaacagacagacacagacacccGCAGCCCCAGGCCCGCAGCCCGTTACCggccctgccctccctgcaccGGAGGCATCAGCACCACGGACAGCTCCGGACGCTGCCGCCGGGAccggccgggccgggccggaccTGGGAGTACCGGGACGGGATGGGCCGGCATGTACCGGAACGGGACATACAGGTCTGAAAAGGGCTCTAGCGGGCCGGTCTGTGCCGGGCCGTATGGGGCTCTACCAAGCTGTACTGAGCTGTAC
The DNA window shown above is from Calypte anna isolate BGI_N300 chromosome Z, bCalAnn1_v1.p, whole genome shotgun sequence and carries:
- the ST8SIA3 gene encoding sia-alpha-2,3-Gal-beta-1,4-GlcNAc-R:alpha 2,8-sialyltransferase, which gives rise to MRSCKMVRVASVLGLVMLSIALLILSLISYVSLKKDNVLGAPRAAGPGGPRMYMFHAGFRSQFALKFLDPSFVPITNSLSQELQDKPSKWAFNRTAFAHQRQEILQHVDVIKNFSLTKNSVRIGQLMHYDYSSHKYVFSISNNFRSLLPDVSPILNKHYNICAVVGNSGILTGSQCGQEIDKSDFVFRCNFAPTEAFQKDVGRKTNLTTFNPSILEKYYNNLLTIQDRNNFFLSLKKLDGAILWIPAFFFHTSATVTRTLVDFFVEHRGQLKVQLAWPGNIMQHVNRYWKNKHLSPKRLSTGILMYTLASAICEEIHLYGFWPFGFDPNTREDLPYHYYDKKGTKFTTKWQESHQLPAEFQLLYRMHGEGLAKLTLSHCA
- the ONECUT2 gene encoding one cut domain family member 2 — translated: MNPEMAMEPLGSLHGAAGHEPELMGSPSPHHGGRSAGPLRVPPPPPPPPPPHQELPPPASARPAMVSSMASLLDGAAEYRPELSIPLHHAMSMPCESSPPGMGMSSTYTTLTPLQPLPPISTVSDKFHHPHAHPHAHHHHHHQRLSGNVSGSFALMRDERGLPAVNNLYGPYKEMPGMGQSLSPLGNGLGPLHNAQQGLHGYGPPGHEKMLSPNFDAHAAMLARGDQHLSRGLGTPPAMMPHLNGMHPPAHPGHPPPHGPALPAGRERPPSSSSGSQVSSSGQLEEINTKEVAQRITAELKRYSIPQAIFAQRVLCRSQGTLSDLLRNPKPWSKLKSGRETFRRMWKWLQEPEFQRMSALRLAACKRKEQEPSKERNTSQKKSRLVFTDLQRRTLFAIFKENKRPSKEMQITISQQLGLELTTVSNFFMNARRRSLEKWQDDLSSGGSSAAPSTCTKA